One part of the Mycobacterium marinum genome encodes these proteins:
- a CDS encoding TIGR03621 family F420-dependent LLM class oxidoreductase — MPEFRFSFNVFRIDPVHTFIETCRRAEQWGYDAVFAADHLGIAAPFMTLVAAAAATDRMRVGTLVLNAPWWNPALLARDIATTDVLTGGRLEVGLGAGHMKWEYDQADIPFPSFTTRTARLRQTIEELASRFAEDGFAQQAELREAHNIAVLRPTQRRGFGGYGPPLLVGGTGDQVLRLAAQYADTVSIACLYQVKGRPPGTMRLATVAEIEQRVGYVRRCAGAARHPELHTLIQEVVLTDDRRKAAGMLAAKYGNLLTANEILQSPTLLIGTVEQIARQLRANRERYGFTHYTIPQPHVAAFAPVITVLGDLN, encoded by the coding sequence CCGGTACACACTTTCATCGAAACGTGCCGACGCGCCGAACAATGGGGGTATGACGCCGTCTTCGCTGCCGACCACCTCGGAATCGCAGCACCCTTCATGACCCTGGTCGCCGCAGCAGCCGCCACCGATCGGATGCGGGTCGGCACCTTGGTGCTCAACGCGCCATGGTGGAACCCGGCGTTGCTGGCTCGCGATATCGCGACCACCGACGTCCTGACCGGGGGCCGGCTCGAGGTCGGTCTGGGTGCCGGGCATATGAAATGGGAGTACGACCAGGCGGACATCCCATTCCCGTCATTCACGACACGAACCGCTCGGTTGCGCCAGACCATCGAAGAACTCGCCAGCCGGTTCGCCGAGGACGGGTTCGCCCAACAAGCTGAACTACGCGAAGCCCACAACATTGCGGTACTGCGCCCGACCCAGCGGCGGGGATTCGGCGGCTACGGTCCACCCCTGCTAGTCGGCGGCACCGGTGATCAGGTGCTGCGACTTGCCGCGCAATACGCCGATACGGTCAGCATCGCGTGCCTGTACCAGGTCAAAGGACGGCCCCCGGGGACGATGCGACTGGCCACCGTAGCCGAGATCGAGCAACGGGTCGGCTACGTGCGTCGGTGTGCCGGAGCTGCCAGACACCCGGAGTTACACACGTTGATTCAAGAGGTCGTGTTGACCGATGACCGTAGGAAAGCCGCCGGCATGCTCGCCGCCAAGTATGGCAACCTGCTAACCGCCAACGAAATCCTGCAATCCCCAACGCTTCTCATCGGTACAGTTGAGCAGATAGCGCGGCAGCTGCGCGCGAATCGGGAACGATACGGCTTCACTCACTACACCATCCCCCAGCCCCATGTGGCGGCCTTCGCCCCGGTCATCACCGTGCTTGGTGACCTGAACTAG